A window of Elusimicrobiota bacterium contains these coding sequences:
- a CDS encoding prepilin-type N-terminal cleavage/methylation domain-containing protein, with amino-acid sequence MLSPRHRRKSPKRRAGFTLIELMIVVAIIGLLAAIAIPKFANLTLKAREATVKGKLGTFRAAVNLYYAENEGLYPQSQASLVPRYVDALPAIGFPAPINHAETSNVGAVIDDWAIVRAWYYNGGNGLVVVNCTHTDTRGVTWSLY; translated from the coding sequence GTGCTCTCCCCACGACATCGACGAAAATCTCCGAAACGCCGAGCCGGATTCACGCTGATCGAACTCATGATCGTGGTGGCCATCATTGGACTTTTGGCGGCCATCGCCATTCCGAAATTTGCGAACCTCACCTTAAAGGCCCGGGAAGCCACGGTCAAGGGCAAGCTGGGCACCTTTCGCGCCGCCGTCAATTTGTATTACGCGGAAAACGAGGGTCTCTATCCCCAGTCCCAGGCGTCCTTGGTCCCCCGGTATGTGGACGCCCTTCCGGCCATCGGGTTTCCCGCACCGATCAACCACGCGGAAACCAGCAACGTCGGCGCCGTCATCGATGATTGGGCCATTGTCCGGGCTTGGTATTACAACGGGGGCAACGGCCTTGTCGTGGTGAACTGCACCCACACGGACACCCGCGGGGTGACCTGGTCCCTCTACTGA
- a CDS encoding O-acetylhomoserine aminocarboxypropyltransferase/cysteine synthase, which yields MTQFDATLKAETLALHGGQEADPTTGSRAVPIYQTTSYQFKSSDHAANLFGLREFGNIYTRLMNPTTDVLEKRIAALDGGVGALGVASGQSAISLALLNIAQAGDEIVSADNLYGGTYNLFHYTFAKFGITVKFVKSNDLDAFRKAITPKTKAIYAESIGNPKLDVADLDGLSKIAHDNGLPFVLDNTVSPYLLRPFDHGVDIAVYSATKFIGGHGTSIGGLIVDSGKFDWTNGKFPLIAGPDPSYHGINFVEALKPLGNIAYIIKARVTLLRDLGPALSPFNAFLLLQGFETLHLRLPRHAENALAVAQFLKKHPKVAWVNYPGLADSPEQARVKKYLPKGAGAILGFGIKGGKEAGRKFIDGLKLISHLANVGDAKTLAIHPATTTHQQLSAEEQKATGVTEDFVRLSVGLEHIDDIRTDIDQALAKA from the coding sequence ATGACGCAATTCGACGCAACCTTAAAAGCGGAAACCCTCGCGCTTCACGGCGGGCAGGAAGCCGATCCCACGACCGGGTCCCGGGCCGTGCCCATCTACCAGACGACGTCCTATCAATTCAAAAGCTCCGACCACGCGGCCAACCTCTTCGGCCTGCGGGAGTTCGGCAACATCTACACCCGGTTGATGAACCCCACCACCGACGTGCTGGAAAAACGCATCGCCGCCCTGGACGGCGGCGTGGGGGCCCTGGGGGTCGCCAGCGGGCAGTCGGCCATCAGCCTGGCGCTCCTCAACATCGCCCAGGCCGGGGACGAGATCGTCTCCGCCGACAACTTGTACGGCGGCACCTACAATCTCTTCCACTACACCTTCGCGAAGTTCGGGATCACCGTCAAGTTCGTGAAGTCCAACGACCTGGACGCCTTCCGGAAGGCCATCACGCCCAAGACCAAGGCCATCTACGCCGAGTCCATCGGCAACCCCAAGCTCGACGTCGCCGACTTGGACGGCCTTTCCAAAATCGCCCACGACAACGGCCTGCCCTTCGTCCTGGACAACACGGTGTCGCCCTACCTCCTGCGTCCCTTCGACCACGGGGTGGACATCGCCGTCTACTCCGCGACGAAGTTCATCGGCGGCCACGGCACCTCCATCGGCGGCTTGATCGTGGATTCGGGCAAGTTCGATTGGACCAACGGGAAATTTCCGTTGATCGCCGGTCCGGACCCGTCCTACCACGGCATCAACTTCGTCGAAGCCTTGAAGCCCCTGGGGAACATCGCCTACATCATCAAGGCCCGCGTGACGCTCCTGCGCGACTTGGGGCCGGCGCTCTCGCCCTTCAACGCCTTCCTGCTTTTGCAGGGGTTTGAAACCCTGCATCTGCGGCTGCCCCGCCACGCGGAAAACGCCCTGGCCGTGGCGCAATTCCTGAAAAAGCACCCCAAAGTGGCCTGGGTCAACTACCCCGGCCTCGCCGACAGCCCCGAGCAGGCCCGGGTGAAAAAATATTTGCCCAAGGGCGCGGGCGCCATCCTGGGTTTCGGCATCAAAGGCGGCAAGGAGGCGGGCCGGAAATTCATCGACGGTCTCAAGCTCATCAGCCACCTGGCCAACGTGGGCGACGCCAAAACCCTGGCCATCCACCCGGCCACGACCACGCACCAGCAGCTCTCGGCCGAAGAGCAAAAGGCCACGGGGGTGACGGAAGATTTCGTGCGCCTCTCCGTGGGCTTGGAACACATCGACGACATTCGGACCGACATCGACCAGGCGCTGGCTAAAGCGTGA
- a CDS encoding homoserine O-acetyltransferase produces METETFAFGSAEDPLRLASGQTLGPVAVAYETYGRLDDQKTNAILLLHALTGDAHVAGFHEGEPKPGWWEAMVGPGRAFDTDKYFIVCSNVIGGCRGSTGPGSVNPATGKPYALTFPVITVADMVEAQRRLMDHLGVPAWLSVVGGSMGGMQALQWAASYPERVRSVVPIATTLKHSPQQIAFDEVGRQAIMADPDWMGGNYYEHGQPERGLAVARMIGHITYMSDQSMEEKFSRRLKTEGFKFTFDAEFEVEGYLRYRGAHFVRRFDANSYLYVTRAMDYFDLSGDKLFKPGAPLPRFLVISFKSDWLYPSYQSRDIVSALRSRQADVTYVEVSSTYGHDAFLLEFEEQHRLLKSFLAKTRDGLTVGGRP; encoded by the coding sequence GTGGAAACGGAAACCTTCGCCTTCGGCTCGGCCGAGGACCCTCTGCGGCTGGCCTCGGGCCAAACCCTGGGGCCGGTCGCCGTGGCCTACGAAACCTACGGCCGGTTGGACGATCAAAAAACCAACGCCATCCTCCTGCTCCACGCCCTGACCGGCGACGCCCACGTGGCCGGCTTCCACGAGGGGGAACCCAAACCCGGCTGGTGGGAGGCCATGGTGGGACCCGGCCGGGCCTTCGACACCGACAAATACTTCATCGTCTGCTCCAACGTGATCGGTGGGTGCCGGGGCTCCACGGGTCCCGGGTCCGTGAACCCGGCCACGGGCAAACCCTACGCCTTGACGTTTCCCGTGATCACCGTGGCCGACATGGTCGAGGCCCAGCGGCGGCTGATGGACCACCTGGGCGTGCCCGCCTGGCTCTCGGTCGTGGGCGGGTCCATGGGCGGCATGCAGGCCCTGCAGTGGGCCGCGAGCTATCCGGAGCGGGTGCGGAGCGTGGTGCCCATCGCCACCACGCTGAAGCACTCGCCCCAACAGATCGCCTTCGACGAAGTGGGCCGCCAGGCCATCATGGCCGACCCGGACTGGATGGGGGGAAATTACTACGAGCACGGCCAACCCGAGCGGGGCTTGGCCGTGGCCCGCATGATCGGCCACATCACCTACATGTCCGATCAATCCATGGAGGAGAAGTTTTCCCGGCGGCTCAAAACCGAAGGGTTCAAATTCACCTTCGACGCGGAGTTCGAGGTGGAGGGGTATCTTCGCTACCGGGGCGCCCACTTCGTCCGTCGCTTCGACGCCAACAGCTACCTTTACGTCACCCGGGCCATGGATTACTTTGACCTCTCCGGCGACAAACTGTTCAAACCCGGAGCCCCGCTCCCGCGTTTCCTGGTGATCTCCTTTAAATCCGACTGGCTCTACCCCTCCTACCAGTCCCGGGACATCGTCTCGGCTCTGCGGTCCCGCCAGGCCGACGTGACTTACGTCGAAGTCAGCTCCACCTACGGCCACGACGCTTTCCTTTTGGAATTCGAGGAACAGCACCGTCTCTTAAAATCCTTTTTGGCGAAAACCCGGGACGGCCTGACCGTCGGGGGCCGGCCGTGA
- the metW gene encoding methionine biosynthesis protein MetW, translating into MVTPRSRVLDLGCGTGDLLALLVREKQVIAQGIELRDESIYQCVEKGLTVLHGDIEGGLGEFPDQSFDFVILNQSMQETRNVEFVMKEALRVGKAAIIGFPNMCYWKARFDVFFRGRTPVSRALPYRWHNTPNVHFLSFLDFTDFCREKGLEILDRAALNARGPVRCWPNLFGEIAVYKLRPGRSCAL; encoded by the coding sequence ATGGTGACCCCCCGGTCACGCGTCCTGGACCTTGGTTGCGGGACGGGAGACCTCCTCGCCCTGCTCGTTCGGGAAAAACAAGTGATCGCCCAGGGGATCGAACTGCGGGACGAGTCGATTTACCAATGCGTGGAAAAGGGCCTCACGGTTCTGCACGGGGACATTGAGGGCGGGTTGGGGGAATTTCCCGATCAATCCTTCGATTTCGTGATTTTGAACCAGAGCATGCAGGAAACCCGGAACGTGGAATTCGTCATGAAAGAAGCGCTTCGGGTGGGAAAAGCGGCCATTATCGGTTTCCCGAACATGTGCTATTGGAAGGCCCGGTTCGACGTGTTTTTCCGGGGCCGGACGCCCGTTTCCCGGGCCCTCCCCTACCGTTGGCACAACACACCCAACGTCCACTTCCTAAGTTTTCTGGACTTTACCGACTTCTGCCGGGAAAAGGGCCTCGAGATCTTGGACCGCGCCGCCCTGAACGCCCGGGGACCCGTTCGCTGTTGGCCCAACCTCTTCGGGGAAATCGCGGTTTACAAGCTACGGCCGGGACGGTCCTGCGCGCTTTGA
- a CDS encoding porin, protein MKKQWAVAGAIVLGALGGWKRVNADELADRLSQLEQRQSVLERKYEVDQENAANKAKETALANASGKDGFGVKSPDGAFSLKLYGDVQADGRFFLKDGSHGVTSTLTDTFLLRRLRPGVEVTLNKWITGRLQPNFGNGGATLDDAYANLAFRPTAQLRVGRFKPPVGLENLRSSARLTFVERALPTGLVPNYDLGAQLWGELGAGRAVYAVSATNGAADGANVDGADTTDRKDFAARVFLTPFKTSIKPSLAGLGFGFSGSTGRQVGTAAAPGLTAGYKTHGQNTFFAYQGRAVAAGNRTRWSPQLTWFSGPWALLGEHVTSRQAVRSTVTFVTADLIQRSWQVAASYVLTGEDATDKGVKPRHPYEPGHAGWGAWEIAARFGQFTAGRAVFDQVGANTSFASAAASARSARSLSAGLNWYATNSVKWQTNFETTSFDGGAAGANRPVERVLLTRIQLSY, encoded by the coding sequence ATGAAGAAACAATGGGCAGTGGCCGGAGCGATCGTTTTGGGCGCTTTGGGCGGATGGAAAAGGGTGAACGCGGACGAATTGGCGGATCGGTTGAGCCAATTGGAACAACGGCAGAGCGTACTGGAGCGGAAATACGAAGTCGACCAGGAAAACGCCGCCAACAAGGCCAAGGAAACCGCTTTGGCCAACGCCAGCGGCAAAGACGGGTTCGGGGTTAAATCGCCGGACGGCGCCTTTTCCTTGAAATTGTACGGCGACGTCCAAGCGGACGGACGGTTTTTCCTCAAGGACGGCTCCCACGGGGTGACGTCTACCTTGACGGACACCTTTCTTCTCCGGCGCCTTCGTCCGGGGGTGGAGGTGACCCTCAATAAATGGATCACCGGCCGGCTTCAGCCGAACTTTGGAAACGGCGGGGCGACCTTGGACGACGCCTACGCCAATTTGGCTTTCCGGCCCACCGCGCAACTTCGCGTCGGTCGCTTCAAGCCGCCCGTGGGGTTGGAAAATCTTCGGTCCAGCGCCCGCTTAACCTTTGTGGAGCGCGCGCTCCCAACCGGGTTGGTGCCCAACTACGATCTGGGCGCCCAACTGTGGGGCGAGCTCGGGGCCGGACGGGCGGTCTACGCCGTGTCCGCGACCAACGGGGCGGCCGACGGCGCCAACGTCGACGGCGCCGACACGACGGATCGAAAAGATTTCGCCGCTCGGGTGTTCTTGACGCCTTTTAAGACATCGATCAAGCCCTCCCTGGCGGGGTTGGGGTTCGGATTTTCCGGATCCACCGGTCGGCAGGTCGGAACCGCCGCGGCGCCCGGGTTGACCGCCGGTTATAAAACCCACGGCCAAAACACCTTCTTTGCCTACCAGGGTCGAGCCGTGGCGGCCGGGAATCGGACGCGTTGGTCGCCCCAGCTGACGTGGTTTTCCGGTCCCTGGGCGCTGCTCGGCGAGCACGTGACGAGCCGCCAGGCAGTCCGGTCGACGGTCACCTTCGTCACCGCGGACTTGATTCAGCGGTCCTGGCAAGTCGCGGCGAGCTATGTGTTGACCGGGGAGGACGCCACGGACAAAGGCGTCAAGCCCCGCCATCCCTACGAACCGGGCCACGCCGGATGGGGGGCCTGGGAAATCGCCGCCCGTTTCGGCCAATTCACGGCCGGCCGGGCCGTCTTCGACCAGGTGGGGGCGAACACGTCCTTCGCCAGCGCCGCCGCCTCGGCCCGTTCGGCGCGATCTCTTTCCGCCGGTTTGAATTGGTATGCGACCAACAGCGTCAAGTGGCAGACGAACTTCGAAACCACGTCCTTCGACGGCGGCGCGGCCGGAGCCAACCGGCCGGTGGAGCGGGTCCTTTTGACCCGGATTCAACTGTCCTATTGA
- a CDS encoding sulfate ABC transporter substrate-binding protein gives MNTKIAKFVFGAALATIFTGRLFAKEIKLLNVSYDPTRELYQDVNKAFGDFWKSQTGETVTVEQSHGGSGKQARAVIDGLDADVVTLALAYDIDAVAEKSGLLPKNWQTRLPHNSAPYTSTIVFLVRKGNPKNIKDWEDLVGPGVTVVSPNPKTSGGARWNYLAAWGYALKKFGNDDAKVKDFVGRLFKNVPVLDSGARGATVTFVERGIGDVLIAWENEAFLAVNELGKGRFEIVVPSVSILAEPPVALVDKVVDRHGTRKAAEAYLKFLYTEEGQEIVARNYYRPRSAAVAAKHAGVFPSLRLFTIDEIFGGWQKAQKTHFSDGGVFDQIYQPGR, from the coding sequence GTGAATACAAAAATCGCTAAATTCGTTTTTGGGGCGGCTCTGGCCACGATTTTCACGGGCCGTTTATTCGCCAAGGAAATCAAGTTGCTCAACGTGTCCTACGATCCGACCCGGGAGCTTTATCAGGACGTGAACAAGGCCTTCGGAGATTTTTGGAAAAGCCAAACGGGGGAGACCGTGACGGTGGAGCAGTCCCACGGGGGGTCGGGCAAGCAGGCCCGGGCCGTCATTGATGGACTGGACGCCGATGTGGTGACCCTGGCTTTGGCCTACGACATCGATGCCGTGGCGGAAAAGTCCGGCCTGTTGCCGAAAAATTGGCAAACCCGTCTGCCCCACAACAGCGCGCCCTACACCTCCACCATCGTGTTCCTCGTCCGGAAGGGCAACCCCAAAAACATTAAAGATTGGGAGGACCTGGTCGGCCCCGGGGTGACCGTGGTCAGCCCCAATCCCAAAACCTCCGGGGGCGCCCGCTGGAACTACCTGGCCGCCTGGGGCTACGCCTTGAAAAAATTCGGCAACGACGATGCCAAGGTCAAGGATTTCGTGGGCCGGCTATTCAAGAACGTGCCGGTGCTGGACTCCGGCGCTCGGGGGGCCACGGTCACTTTCGTGGAGAGGGGGATCGGCGACGTCTTGATCGCCTGGGAAAACGAAGCTTTCCTCGCCGTCAACGAGCTGGGAAAGGGCCGCTTTGAAATCGTCGTGCCCTCGGTCAGTATATTGGCCGAACCGCCCGTCGCCCTGGTGGACAAGGTGGTCGACCGCCACGGAACGCGAAAGGCGGCCGAGGCCTACTTGAAATTCCTCTACACCGAGGAAGGGCAGGAGATCGTCGCGAGGAACTATTACCGTCCCCGATCGGCGGCCGTGGCCGCGAAGCACGCGGGGGTTTTTCCGTCCCTTCGGCTTTTCACCATCGACGAAATTTTCGGCGGTTGGCAAAAGGCCCAAAAAACACACTTCTCCGACGGCGGCGTATTTGATCAAATCTATCAGCCCGGGCGTTAA
- a CDS encoding peroxiredoxin, translating to MTLRLGDTAPDFVQDSTEGPIHFHSWMEGKWAILFSHPRDFTPVCTTELGAVAKLKPEFERRNVKTIGLSVDLLTDHLEWSDDIEETQGAALNFPLLADADRKVATLYGMIHPNANDTFTVRSLFVIDPNKRVRLTITYPASTGRNFQEILRAIDSLQLTDKHRVATPVDWKSGEDVIIVPNLKDEEEIKRLFPRGYTAIKPYMRVTPQPSAQ from the coding sequence ATGACCCTACGATTGGGCGACACCGCGCCGGACTTTGTCCAGGACTCGACGGAGGGGCCCATCCATTTTCATTCGTGGATGGAGGGGAAATGGGCGATCCTTTTTTCCCACCCCCGGGACTTCACCCCCGTCTGCACCACCGAGCTGGGAGCGGTCGCCAAACTGAAACCCGAATTCGAACGACGAAACGTCAAAACCATCGGCTTAAGCGTCGACCTCTTGACCGACCACCTCGAGTGGTCCGACGATATCGAGGAAACCCAGGGGGCGGCGTTAAACTTCCCGCTCCTGGCGGACGCGGACCGGAAAGTGGCCACCCTTTACGGGATGATCCATCCCAACGCCAACGACACTTTCACAGTCCGCTCGTTGTTCGTGATTGATCCGAACAAACGGGTGCGGCTGACGATCACCTACCCCGCGAGCACGGGCCGGAATTTTCAGGAAATACTGCGGGCGATCGATTCGCTCCAATTGACCGACAAGCACCGGGTGGCCACGCCCGTGGATTGGAAGTCCGGCGAGGACGTCATCATCGTGCCGAACTTGAAGGACGAAGAGGAAATCAAGCGTCTTTTCCCCCGGGGATACACCGCGATCAAACCTTACATGCGGGTGACGCCTCAGCCGTCCGCCCAATGA
- the cysT gene encoding sulfate ABC transporter permease subunit CysT: protein MAQETDIGIRKFSPGVLPGFGLSLGYTIFYLCLIVLIPLSTIFAKSATLGPSAFWAAVTTPRVLAAFRLSFGASALAAGVNSVFGLLVAWVLVRYSFPGRRFVDAVVDMPFALPTAVAGIALTALYAPNGWIGAPLARFGIQAAFAPLGVVIALIFIGLPFVVRTLQPVLETMESDMEEAAMTLGASRWQTVRRVVFPPLVPALLTGFALSFARAVGEYGSVAFISGNMPMRTEIAPLMIMTKLEQYDYAGATAVAVVMLLLSFGVLFTVNLLQAWSRRRVGEK from the coding sequence ATCGCGCAGGAGACGGACATCGGTATTCGGAAATTTTCCCCCGGCGTATTGCCGGGGTTCGGGTTGTCCCTGGGGTACACGATCTTTTATCTGTGCCTGATCGTGTTGATCCCCCTGTCGACCATCTTCGCGAAATCGGCGACCCTGGGACCGTCGGCTTTCTGGGCGGCGGTCACGACCCCCCGGGTCCTGGCGGCCTTTCGCTTGAGCTTCGGCGCTTCGGCCCTGGCGGCGGGAGTCAACAGCGTTTTCGGCCTGCTGGTGGCCTGGGTGCTGGTCCGCTATTCCTTCCCCGGGCGGCGGTTCGTGGACGCCGTGGTCGACATGCCCTTCGCCCTGCCCACCGCCGTGGCGGGCATCGCCTTGACCGCTCTTTACGCCCCCAACGGATGGATCGGCGCGCCCCTGGCCCGGTTCGGCATTCAGGCCGCCTTTGCGCCCCTGGGCGTCGTGATCGCGCTTATTTTCATCGGCCTGCCCTTCGTGGTCCGAACGCTCCAACCCGTTCTGGAAACCATGGAGTCCGACATGGAGGAAGCCGCCATGACCCTGGGGGCCTCCCGATGGCAAACCGTCCGCCGGGTGGTGTTTCCGCCGCTCGTGCCGGCGCTGTTGACGGGTTTCGCCCTGTCTTTCGCCCGGGCGGTGGGGGAGTACGGGTCCGTCGCCTTCATCTCCGGCAACATGCCCATGCGGACCGAAATCGCGCCCCTCATGATCATGACCAAATTGGAACAGTACGATTACGCGGGCGCCACCGCCGTGGCCGTCGTCATGTTGCTTTTGTCCTTCGGCGTTCTTTTCACCGTGAACCTGCTTCAGGCCTGGAGCCGTCGACGGGTGGGGGAAAAGTAA
- the cysW gene encoding sulfate ABC transporter permease subunit CysW: protein MAGAATSLARSTAGPAHRPLTEPRWVQSLLIGSALVFLAFFLLLPTLAVFVNAFQKGWAAYARAIGDPMALSAIKLTLIAAGVSVPANVVFGLAASWAIARFRFPGKNFLITLIDLPFSVSPVISGMVFVLMFGAQGWFGPWLADRGVRILFAVPGIVLATVFVTFPFVARELIPLMQAQGTDEEEAAFVLGASGPQMFWRVTLPKIKWGLLYGIILCNARAMGEFGAVSVVSGHIRGRTNTIPLHVEILYNEYNFVAAFAVASLLAFLALLTLAAKTWVEWRFQAEAQAAGRGSL from the coding sequence ATGGCCGGCGCCGCCACGTCCCTGGCGCGGTCCACCGCCGGGCCCGCCCACCGCCCCCTCACGGAACCGCGCTGGGTGCAATCCCTTTTAATCGGAAGCGCCCTGGTGTTCCTGGCTTTTTTCCTGCTTTTGCCGACCTTGGCCGTTTTCGTGAACGCTTTTCAGAAGGGCTGGGCCGCCTACGCTCGGGCCATCGGCGACCCCATGGCGTTGTCGGCCATCAAGCTTACGCTCATCGCGGCGGGGGTTTCGGTTCCCGCCAACGTTGTGTTCGGATTGGCCGCCTCCTGGGCCATTGCCCGTTTCCGGTTTCCCGGCAAGAATTTTCTCATCACGCTGATCGACCTGCCCTTTTCGGTGTCGCCGGTCATTTCGGGCATGGTCTTCGTCCTGATGTTCGGCGCCCAGGGCTGGTTCGGCCCCTGGTTGGCGGACCGCGGCGTGCGAATCCTCTTCGCCGTCCCGGGCATCGTGCTGGCCACGGTGTTTGTGACGTTCCCTTTCGTCGCCCGGGAGCTCATTCCCCTGATGCAGGCCCAGGGAACGGACGAAGAGGAAGCCGCCTTCGTCCTGGGCGCCAGCGGCCCCCAGATGTTCTGGCGCGTGACCCTTCCCAAAATCAAATGGGGCCTGTTGTACGGGATTATCCTTTGCAACGCCCGGGCCATGGGGGAATTCGGCGCCGTCTCCGTGGTGTCGGGCCACATCCGGGGCCGGACGAACACCATTCCCCTCCACGTGGAAATCCTCTACAACGAGTACAACTTCGTCGCCGCCTTCGCCGTGGCGTCGCTTCTCGCTTTTCTGGCCCTCCTCACCCTGGCCGCCAAAACCTGGGTGGAGTGGCGTTTTCAAGCCGAGGCCCAGGCCGCGGGCCGCGGCAGCCTCTAG